Proteins encoded together in one Chryseobacterium sp. G0201 window:
- a CDS encoding bifunctional aldolase/short-chain dehydrogenase — MEKVKTFKYVDYLWDENKAASFGDDQVALFLYRSNILGADLRITNYGGGNTSCKTIEKDPLTNEEVEVMWVKGSGGDIGTLTRKGIAGLYTERLRNLKNVYQGLEDEDRMVGLFNHCIFDLDSKAPSIDTPLHGLLPFKHIDHLHPDALIAVAAAKDSEAITKEIWGDTMGWVPWQRPGFDLGLQLEKCLNDNPGIRGIVLGSHGLFTWGDTSYESYINSLEVIEMASEYIANKIEENGQVFGGQKVESLPADERKNKAAQLMPLLRGLASSENRMVGHFTDSDVVLEYINSNDLERLAPLGTSCPDHFLRTKIQPLVLTLDKNEDLSDSKAILDKLNPLFEQYRQEYKEYYETCKHPNSPAMRDPNPVIIIYPGVGMFSFSKDKQTTRVASEFYVNAINVMRGAEAISEYTSLPRQEAFDIEYWLLEEAKLQRMPKEKPLSRKIAVVTGAGGGIGQAIADKMVQEGAVVVFTDLNQEAVESVTAKYSKDQAVAVTCDVTSEEAIANAFKEAVLAFGGVDIIVHSAGLAISKSLEDTTTKDWDLLENVLVKGQFLMAKNGVEIIKKQGLGGDIVNIASKNGLVAGPNNVAYGTAKAAQQHMTRLLAAELAADKIRVNVVNPDGVIVGSKIWEGSWAEGRAKANGISVEELPAFYAKRNLLNEIILPEDIANGVFACIAILDKSTGNIINVDGGMANAFPR; from the coding sequence ATGGAAAAAGTAAAAACATTCAAATACGTAGACTATTTATGGGATGAAAACAAAGCGGCATCTTTTGGAGACGATCAGGTTGCTTTATTTTTATACCGCTCAAACATATTAGGAGCAGATTTAAGAATTACCAATTATGGAGGAGGAAACACAAGTTGTAAAACCATTGAAAAAGATCCTCTAACCAACGAAGAAGTTGAGGTTATGTGGGTAAAAGGTTCAGGTGGAGACATCGGAACTTTGACCAGAAAAGGAATCGCTGGATTATATACGGAAAGATTAAGAAACTTAAAAAATGTTTACCAAGGTTTAGAAGACGAAGACAGAATGGTAGGCCTATTCAATCACTGTATTTTTGATCTGGATAGCAAAGCGCCTTCTATTGATACGCCTCTTCACGGACTTCTTCCATTCAAACATATCGATCACCTTCATCCGGATGCTCTTATTGCTGTAGCTGCTGCAAAAGACAGTGAGGCGATTACCAAAGAAATCTGGGGAGACACAATGGGTTGGGTTCCTTGGCAACGTCCTGGTTTTGATTTAGGATTACAATTAGAAAAATGCTTAAACGATAATCCGGGAATTCGTGGAATTGTTTTAGGTAGCCACGGATTGTTCACTTGGGGAGATACTTCTTACGAATCTTACATCAACAGTTTAGAAGTAATTGAAATGGCTTCTGAATATATTGCTAATAAAATTGAAGAAAACGGACAGGTTTTTGGAGGTCAGAAAGTAGAATCTCTTCCTGCCGATGAGCGTAAAAACAAGGCAGCTCAATTGATGCCTTTATTGAGAGGTTTAGCATCATCCGAAAACAGAATGGTAGGTCATTTCACAGACAGCGATGTTGTGTTGGAATATATCAACAGTAACGATCTTGAGCGTTTGGCGCCACTTGGAACATCTTGTCCGGATCACTTTTTAAGAACAAAGATTCAGCCTTTGGTGTTGACTTTAGACAAAAATGAAGATTTAAGCGACTCTAAAGCTATTTTAGATAAATTAAATCCTCTTTTCGAACAATACAGACAAGAATATAAAGAATATTACGAAACTTGTAAACATCCAAACAGTCCCGCAATGCGTGATCCGAATCCAGTGATCATCATTTATCCAGGTGTTGGAATGTTCAGTTTCTCAAAAGATAAGCAAACAACCCGTGTTGCAAGCGAATTTTATGTAAACGCAATCAACGTAATGCGTGGCGCAGAAGCTATTTCTGAATATACTTCTTTACCAAGACAAGAAGCATTCGACATTGAATATTGGTTGCTTGAAGAAGCAAAATTGCAAAGAATGCCTAAAGAAAAACCACTTTCAAGAAAAATTGCTGTCGTAACCGGAGCAGGAGGTGGAATCGGACAGGCGATTGCTGATAAAATGGTTCAGGAAGGAGCGGTCGTTGTTTTCACAGATCTTAATCAGGAAGCGGTAGAATCTGTTACTGCAAAATACAGCAAAGATCAGGCGGTAGCCGTTACTTGTGATGTAACGAGCGAAGAAGCAATTGCAAACGCTTTTAAAGAAGCGGTTCTTGCATTTGGTGGAGTAGATATTATAGTTCACTCTGCTGGTTTAGCGATTTCTAAATCTTTAGAAGATACAACAACAAAAGATTGGGATTTACTAGAAAATGTTCTGGTAAAAGGACAGTTTTTAATGGCGAAAAATGGCGTTGAAATCATTAAAAAACAAGGTCTTGGAGGTGATATCGTCAATATTGCAAGTAAAAACGGCTTAGTTGCCGGACCAAATAACGTCGCATACGGAACTGCAAAAGCAGCTCAACAACATATGACTAGATTATTGGCAGCAGAATTGGCAGCTGATAAAATCCGTGTTAATGTAGTAAATCCTGACGGAGTTATTGTAGGAAGTAAAATCTGGGAAGGTTCTTGGGCAGAAGGTCGTGCAAAAGCCAACGGAATTTCTGTAGAAGAATTACCGGCATTTTATGCAAAAAGAAATTTATTAAACGAAATTATCCTTCCGGAAGACATCGCCAACGGAGTTTTCGCTTGTATCGCAATTTTAGATAAAAGCACAGGAAACATTATCAATGTAGATGGAGGTATGGCTAATGCATTTCCAAGATAA
- a CDS encoding RagB/SusD family nutrient uptake outer membrane protein, protein MKNKSTLIKKLIIIPSFLIAGLFFNSCSDDFLNQPAYNVTDTNTVFESLDTADLFVQGCYRNLVPTEMYYQLGAGDTVTHSSEDGSTNNSKYNICNYKYDAYTPNTVTGIYAAMYSSIEKTNIAITRLALMEPSAKRNSLIAEVKAIRAFCYYNLIRVYGDVPAVWIPLEDADPNDPNTLYPKRASRDVIYDRVIADMQESVNDLPATGTTTERLTKAAGNGLLARIALYAAGYSLRWDLNTSTPGIMSRRSDNARVQQLYQIADNAAAAVINGGTASLVQAQGGKSGFEALWFNFDQRKFAVTNPEMLWHIAEYGPNTNSGFGVYANEGSRGGTYGSRKALQFILPTYYLSFNQGDTRRDVSCTSYSVYFLNTGLATDTWVNAGTTFSCIMSGKFRLGWCVAPQAADARNLNIPILRYADVLLMYAETQNYLNGGPTAQATAALQQVRNRAGIGSLPIPSGQQAFESAIVQERKWEFAGEFNLRTDLIRMNRIASEIEATRQAMKNLSNKTGAYANTPVYRLYKLEKNGQIYGDPYLALKYIDITNPTEIATILNVPTASANYAAYQTALRNIVVAHGQTTLPDDKWYPTNMFQAYTSTFNGNARKAAGFLAGFNQLQIGNIIYQNPTGSAENGGTYPNWIEGGGDGLFYGFVPNKTELLPFAAASAGHPLVDNPNLTQLPGY, encoded by the coding sequence ATGAAAAATAAATCCACACTTATAAAAAAATTAATAATAATCCCATCTTTTTTGATTGCCGGACTATTCTTTAACTCTTGTAGTGATGATTTTTTGAATCAACCAGCCTATAATGTAACGGATACAAATACGGTTTTTGAAAGTTTAGACACTGCAGATTTGTTTGTTCAGGGCTGTTACAGAAATTTGGTTCCTACAGAAATGTATTATCAGTTAGGAGCAGGTGACACAGTAACTCACTCTTCTGAAGATGGATCTACTAATAACTCTAAATACAATATTTGTAACTACAAATATGATGCCTATACTCCGAATACAGTTACAGGTATTTATGCAGCAATGTATTCAAGTATAGAGAAAACCAATATTGCGATCACCAGATTAGCTTTGATGGAACCAAGCGCAAAGCGTAATTCTTTGATAGCAGAAGTTAAAGCTATTCGTGCATTTTGCTACTACAATTTGATCCGAGTGTATGGAGATGTTCCTGCGGTTTGGATCCCTTTGGAGGATGCAGATCCTAACGACCCTAATACTTTATATCCAAAACGTGCTTCCAGAGATGTAATCTACGATCGAGTTATCGCTGATATGCAGGAATCGGTAAATGATTTACCGGCTACAGGAACAACAACTGAGCGTTTAACAAAAGCAGCAGGAAATGGTCTTTTAGCAAGAATTGCTCTGTATGCAGCAGGTTACTCTTTAAGATGGGATCTTAATACCTCAACTCCTGGTATAATGTCTCGCAGAAGTGATAATGCAAGAGTTCAGCAGTTATATCAAATTGCAGATAATGCGGCTGCAGCTGTGATCAATGGCGGTACTGCCAGTCTAGTACAGGCTCAGGGTGGTAAAAGTGGTTTCGAAGCTTTATGGTTTAATTTCGATCAAAGAAAATTTGCAGTAACAAATCCGGAAATGCTTTGGCACATCGCTGAATATGGACCAAATACCAACTCAGGCTTTGGAGTCTACGCGAATGAAGGTTCTCGTGGAGGAACTTATGGTTCTAGAAAAGCATTACAGTTTATATTGCCTACTTATTATTTATCTTTTAATCAAGGTGATACGCGTAGAGATGTTTCTTGTACTTCTTACAGTGTCTATTTCTTAAATACTGGACTTGCTACAGACACTTGGGTAAACGCAGGAACTACATTCTCTTGTATAATGTCTGGTAAATTCAGACTGGGGTGGTGTGTAGCACCACAGGCGGCAGATGCGCGTAATTTAAATATTCCTATTCTAAGATATGCTGATGTTTTATTAATGTATGCAGAAACTCAAAATTATTTAAACGGAGGGCCTACCGCTCAGGCTACAGCAGCTTTACAACAGGTAAGAAATCGTGCAGGAATAGGTTCTTTACCAATACCAAGTGGTCAGCAGGCATTTGAATCTGCTATTGTTCAGGAACGTAAATGGGAATTTGCAGGAGAATTTAATCTTCGTACTGATTTGATTCGTATGAATCGTATTGCTAGTGAAATTGAAGCAACCAGACAGGCGATGAAAAACTTATCAAACAAAACCGGAGCGTATGCCAATACACCTGTTTATCGTCTTTATAAACTTGAAAAGAACGGACAGATTTATGGAGATCCGTACTTGGCTCTTAAATATATTGATATAACTAATCCTACAGAAATTGCAACCATACTGAATGTTCCGACAGCTTCAGCAAATTACGCTGCTTACCAAACTGCATTAAGAAATATTGTCGTAGCACACGGACAAACTACATTACCGGATGACAAGTGGTATCCTACTAATATGTTCCAGGCTTATACAAGTACTTTTAATGGTAACGCAAGAAAAGCAGCAGGATTTTTAGCAGGATTTAATCAACTTCAGATTGGAAATATTATCTATCAAAATCCAACAGGTTCTGCTGAAAACGGTGGAACATATCCAAACTGGATTGAAGGTGGTGGCGATGGTCTTTTCTACGGATTTGTACCAAATAAAACAGAATTGCTTCCGTTTGCAGCCGCTTCTGCAGGACATCCTTTAGTTGATAATCCAAATCTTACTCAACTTCCGGGGTATTAA
- a CDS encoding SusC/RagA family TonB-linked outer membrane protein produces MSLKITNKNLKPLIAPLFLLASGFVFGQTTIKDTAKVGTKEIEEVVVIGYGKVKKSDLTGAVASVSAKDLAATPAMNALQALQGRAAGLNIVTAGGAPGAGANVTIRGGASITQGTEPLYIVDGFQLDNALNVINPNDIESIDILKGASATAIYGARGSNGIIVIKTKTGKKGRTTVNYNSFMGFDMLSKKLDMVSNAEQYVKYQYELAQLGTGATKWSNIFDNSLGTDSPGFYTGAFSRISNRYGSASTIDWQDRMLGGTGTTENQNVNVSVGNDKTQAFISYNYNKQDGLLQNYSETRNSLRANINSELYKGIRVDFSSMFNSNSTNGGGAYSGMKKILLQPITGGTRFTNEELFNTQTYGDFSGLDSTFDTENPFVETQASTSNKRSRSFMANAGIEFDFLKNFTFRTAGSYNWNNSKSTSFSDKNSRAYLSDPVNTGIHGSIANAESYRYQITNTLTYNKTFAAKHKLSVLVGQEAVYQESEGNSMRLIKFPIFNYGLDDITNATISDKDVSHSSNAISSYFGRVNYNYDDRYLLTATVRTDGSSKFGPNNRWGTFPSVAAAWRVSQESFWQNGKINKFFNDFKLRFEYGITGNNDIGNSLYTTNLVLTSYPINNDPNNPAYTTSSTVGNPNLRWEEMRATNLGVDLSFFNNRLKLTTEFYNNNVNGMLLPAVVPVSSGYSTQYQNIASMTNRGIEFTLNSINVRSGAFRWSTDANIGFNKSKVLSLEDGKNFKTFSVGSNRAGLVTYYATVGEELGDMYGYVYQGIYTTDDFIQNSNGTLSLKPGVVKPSSGTPKPGDMKFAADNEAGDQFTRKLVKIGNGTPDFIGGISNNFSYKGFDLGVFMKFSVGGDIYNATKQSMSPYATFQNVPSEFGNNYYHLIDPNTGLATNNLVRLKELNPNEDSNLWSLSSSNTANITYPSSYYVEDGSYLRIAQVTLGYSFNKEFLQHVSLTNARIYVTVNNVATITGYSGYDPEVSAASGVAVTPGYDTSSFPRSRSYVLGINLTF; encoded by the coding sequence ATGTCTTTAAAAATTACAAACAAGAATTTAAAGCCATTAATTGCACCTTTATTTCTGCTTGCGTCTGGTTTTGTCTTTGGGCAAACAACAATTAAGGATACTGCAAAAGTAGGAACGAAAGAGATCGAAGAGGTTGTTGTTATCGGCTACGGAAAAGTGAAAAAATCTGATTTAACGGGAGCTGTAGCTTCAGTTTCTGCAAAAGATTTGGCTGCTACACCGGCGATGAATGCTTTACAGGCACTACAGGGTAGAGCGGCTGGTCTTAATATTGTGACGGCAGGTGGTGCTCCGGGAGCAGGTGCCAACGTTACGATTCGTGGAGGTGCTTCAATTACTCAAGGTACAGAACCGCTTTATATTGTAGATGGTTTCCAGTTGGATAATGCATTAAACGTCATTAACCCAAATGATATTGAAAGTATTGATATATTAAAAGGGGCTTCTGCAACTGCAATCTACGGTGCACGTGGTTCCAATGGAATTATTGTTATTAAAACAAAAACCGGAAAAAAGGGTAGAACAACTGTTAATTATAACTCTTTCATGGGATTTGATATGCTTTCGAAGAAATTAGATATGGTTTCTAATGCAGAACAGTATGTGAAATATCAGTATGAGTTGGCTCAGCTTGGCACCGGCGCAACAAAATGGAGCAATATATTCGATAATAGTTTAGGAACAGATTCTCCCGGGTTTTATACAGGAGCATTTAGCAGAATCAGTAATCGTTATGGATCAGCTTCTACAATAGACTGGCAGGATAGAATGCTTGGCGGTACGGGAACAACCGAAAACCAGAATGTCAACGTCTCTGTAGGGAATGATAAAACACAGGCGTTCATAAGTTATAATTACAATAAGCAGGATGGCTTGCTGCAAAATTACAGCGAAACCAGAAATTCATTACGTGCCAATATTAATTCTGAATTATATAAAGGAATAAGAGTAGATTTTAGCTCGATGTTTAATTCCAACTCTACGAACGGTGGAGGAGCATATTCGGGGATGAAAAAAATCCTTCTTCAGCCTATTACGGGCGGAACTAGATTCACAAATGAAGAATTGTTCAATACGCAGACTTATGGTGATTTTTCAGGATTGGATTCCACTTTTGATACAGAAAATCCATTTGTAGAAACACAGGCATCTACATCTAACAAACGTTCCAGATCATTTATGGCTAATGCAGGGATTGAATTTGATTTTTTGAAAAACTTCACATTCAGAACAGCGGGATCATATAACTGGAATAACAGTAAATCAACTTCATTTTCAGATAAAAACTCCCGAGCATATCTTTCAGATCCTGTAAATACAGGTATCCACGGAAGTATTGCAAATGCAGAATCATACCGTTATCAGATTACCAATACTTTAACGTATAACAAAACATTCGCAGCAAAACACAAACTTAGTGTTTTGGTAGGGCAAGAGGCTGTTTATCAGGAGTCTGAAGGAAACAGTATGAGGCTTATAAAATTCCCGATCTTTAATTATGGATTGGATGACATTACAAATGCAACGATATCCGATAAAGATGTAAGCCATTCTAGTAATGCAATAAGTTCTTACTTTGGACGTGTAAACTACAACTATGACGACCGTTATTTGTTGACAGCGACTGTACGTACAGACGGATCTTCAAAATTTGGACCTAATAATAGATGGGGAACTTTCCCGTCAGTAGCTGCTGCTTGGCGTGTTTCTCAGGAAAGTTTCTGGCAAAACGGCAAGATTAATAAATTTTTCAATGATTTTAAATTAAGATTTGAATACGGAATTACAGGTAATAATGATATAGGAAATAGCTTGTACACAACCAATTTGGTGCTTACATCTTATCCTATAAACAATGATCCTAATAACCCGGCATACACAACAAGTTCTACTGTTGGTAACCCAAATCTGAGATGGGAAGAGATGAGAGCTACAAATCTTGGAGTGGATTTATCCTTTTTCAACAACAGATTAAAATTAACAACAGAATTTTATAATAATAATGTTAACGGGATGCTATTGCCAGCTGTAGTACCGGTTTCTTCAGGATATTCAACACAATATCAAAATATTGCAAGTATGACAAACCGAGGGATAGAATTTACCCTTAATTCTATCAATGTAAGATCTGGAGCCTTCAGATGGTCTACAGATGCTAATATAGGTTTCAATAAGTCAAAAGTGCTTTCTCTTGAAGATGGAAAAAATTTCAAAACATTCAGTGTGGGTAGCAACAGAGCCGGTTTGGTAACTTATTATGCTACAGTAGGTGAGGAGTTAGGAGATATGTACGGCTATGTTTATCAGGGGATTTATACAACCGATGATTTTATCCAAAACTCAAACGGAACGTTGAGTTTGAAGCCTGGTGTTGTAAAACCTTCTTCAGGAACTCCAAAACCAGGAGATATGAAATTTGCAGCAGACAACGAGGCTGGAGATCAGTTTACAAGAAAACTAGTGAAAATCGGAAATGGTACGCCTGATTTTATTGGAGGAATCAGCAATAATTTTTCTTACAAAGGTTTTGATTTAGGTGTATTTATGAAATTCAGTGTTGGTGGTGATATTTATAACGCTACGAAACAAAGTATGAGCCCTTACGCGACGTTCCAGAATGTACCTTCAGAATTTGGGAACAACTATTACCATCTTATTGATCCTAACACTGGTCTTGCAACAAACAATTTGGTAAGATTAAAAGAACTTAATCCTAATGAAGATTCAAACCTGTGGAGTTTAAGTAGCTCAAATACTGCTAATATAACTTATCCTTCTTCATATTATGTGGAAGACGGATCGTATCTGCGAATTGCTCAGGTTACTCTTGGTTATAGCTTTAATAAAGAATTTTTGCAGCATGTTTCGTTAACGAATGCGCGTATCTATGTTACGGTTAATAATGTAGCTACTATTACAGGTTACTCAGGATATGATCCTGAAGTTTCAGCAGCAAGTGGAGTTGCAGTAACGCCGGGATATGATACTTCATCCTTTCCACGCTCAAGAAGTTATGTTCTTGGGATCAATTTAACTTTTTAA
- the rhaT gene encoding L-rhamnose/proton symporter RhaT — MNALLGIFFHFLGGFSSGSFYLPYKKVKGWNWETYWLIGGIVSWIIVPPLAAFLTIPNFWEIIQNESSSILGLTFLFGALWGIGGFTYGLGVRYLGVALGSSIILGLCMVFGSLVPSIYYEFSPQAGKDNIGLLISNKWGQMVLLGLFVCVIGIVISGKAGTMKEKELKTDSLDPHGTQVKTEYKFGLGLIVSIISGILSACFNFGLEAGKPMATIANELWQNANPGQGEFLFQNNVTYVVVLWGGMAVNLIGCLYLAIKNKSYTDYVKKDVPVVRNLIFCALAGTMWFLQFFFYGMGESKMGNGASSWILHMAFIILIANLWGVIIKEWKGVSKKTTTTIAIGMTVMFISILIVGYGNSLR; from the coding sequence ATGAATGCATTATTAGGGATTTTTTTCCATTTCTTAGGAGGCTTTTCTTCGGGAAGTTTTTATTTGCCGTACAAAAAAGTAAAAGGATGGAACTGGGAAACATATTGGTTGATAGGAGGGATCGTCTCGTGGATCATTGTTCCGCCATTAGCCGCATTTCTTACCATTCCTAATTTTTGGGAAATTATACAGAATGAGAGTTCTTCCATATTAGGATTAACATTTTTGTTTGGTGCCTTGTGGGGAATTGGTGGTTTTACTTATGGCCTGGGAGTTCGATATTTGGGGGTTGCGCTAGGAAGCAGCATTATTTTGGGGCTTTGTATGGTGTTTGGTTCGTTGGTTCCATCGATATATTATGAATTTTCTCCGCAAGCAGGAAAGGATAATATTGGTTTGCTGATTTCCAATAAATGGGGACAGATGGTTTTATTGGGACTTTTTGTCTGCGTTATCGGAATCGTCATCAGCGGAAAAGCAGGGACAATGAAGGAAAAAGAACTGAAAACAGATTCATTAGATCCTCATGGTACACAAGTAAAAACGGAATATAAATTCGGATTAGGATTAATTGTTTCAATCATATCAGGAATTTTAAGCGCTTGTTTCAATTTTGGATTGGAAGCCGGAAAACCAATGGCAACCATAGCCAATGAATTATGGCAAAATGCAAATCCGGGACAGGGAGAATTCCTTTTTCAAAACAATGTAACCTATGTTGTTGTCCTTTGGGGCGGAATGGCAGTCAATCTGATTGGCTGTTTATATTTAGCTATTAAAAATAAATCTTACACAGATTACGTGAAAAAAGATGTACCGGTTGTACGCAACTTGATTTTTTGTGCACTTGCCGGAACAATGTGGTTTTTACAATTCTTCTTTTACGGTATGGGAGAAAGCAAAATGGGAAATGGTGCAAGTTCTTGGATTCTACACATGGCATTTATCATTTTAATTGCCAATTTATGGGGTGTCATCATCAAAGAATGGAAAGGAGTTTCCAAAAAAACAACCACTACAATTGCTATTGGAATGACAGTGATGTTTATTTCAATTTTGATTGTAGGATACGGGAATTCTTTGAGATAA
- a CDS encoding glycoside hydrolase family 88 protein: MKKLLTASFFALVIGGVTSCSVQKKSVDLPNKKEVLEVAERANQYFMNKWPDTGKEIVGKKVWPSNLWTRAVYYEGLIALYKVDPKKEYYDYAMSWSEKHNWDMMRDTYTRNADNQACGQTYLDLYEIDGKKNPERIKLVKASIDSMMATNKVDDWWWIDALQMGMPIFTKLGRMTGEKKYFDKNYEMYAFTKYKHGGNGLYNPKDKLWWRDKSFVPPYKEPNGEDCYWSRGNGWVVAALARTLEDTPKSDPHYQEYLQDYKDLLSALLPIQREDGFWNASLHDPTNFGGKEMTGTALFVYGMAYGINKGLIDRETYLPVVVKAWNAIAKDSVQPNGFLGWVQGTGKEPKDGQPLAVDKEPDFEDYGLGCLLLAGSEVYKLK, from the coding sequence ATGAAAAAATTATTAACAGCAAGCTTTTTTGCACTGGTTATAGGAGGTGTAACTTCCTGTTCGGTTCAAAAAAAATCTGTTGATCTTCCCAATAAAAAGGAAGTTCTGGAAGTTGCAGAAAGAGCTAACCAATATTTCATGAACAAATGGCCGGATACCGGAAAAGAAATTGTAGGTAAAAAAGTTTGGCCGAGCAATCTGTGGACGCGTGCAGTTTATTATGAAGGATTAATCGCATTATATAAAGTTGATCCCAAAAAAGAATATTACGACTACGCCATGTCATGGTCCGAAAAACATAATTGGGACATGATGCGCGACACTTATACGCGTAACGCAGACAATCAGGCTTGCGGACAAACGTATTTGGATCTTTATGAAATCGATGGTAAAAAAAATCCGGAGAGAATAAAATTGGTGAAAGCTTCCATAGACAGTATGATGGCTACCAATAAAGTAGATGACTGGTGGTGGATCGATGCACTACAAATGGGAATGCCTATTTTCACGAAACTGGGTAGAATGACCGGTGAGAAAAAATATTTTGATAAAAATTACGAAATGTATGCCTTCACAAAATATAAGCATGGAGGAAATGGTCTTTACAATCCTAAAGACAAACTTTGGTGGAGAGATAAAAGCTTTGTGCCGCCTTACAAAGAACCCAACGGCGAAGATTGTTACTGGAGCCGCGGAAACGGTTGGGTAGTTGCTGCTTTGGCGCGTACATTGGAAGACACTCCTAAATCCGATCCTCATTATCAGGAATATTTACAGGATTACAAAGATTTGTTATCGGCATTGCTTCCGATTCAGAGAGAAGATGGTTTTTGGAACGCAAGCCTGCATGATCCTACCAATTTTGGAGGAAAAGAAATGACAGGAACAGCTCTTTTCGTATACGGAATGGCATATGGAATTAACAAAGGTTTGATTGATAGAGAAACGTATTTACCTGTTGTAGTTAAAGCTTGGAATGCCATTGCAAAAGATTCCGTTCAGCCAAATGGGTTTTTAGGTTGGGTACAGGGAACAGGAAAGGAACCAAAAGACGGTCAGCCGCTTGCTGTTGACAAAGAACCTGATTTTGAAGATTATGGTCTAGGTTGTCTGCTGCTTGCAGGAAGTGAAGTTTATAAATTAAAGTAA
- a CDS encoding rhamnogalacturonan acetylesterase, producing the protein MKSKVIFPLVVLIVFLGVSFQKLQNNKPILYIIGDSTVQNGSGKGSDSLWGWGSFMNLYLNTDKIEIQNHAKGGRSSRTFITEGRWDSIMKTIKKGDYVLMQFGHNDGGELADTLRARGTMKGIGEETKDIYNPIRKVNETVYTYGHYMRKYAQEAKAKGAIPIIVSPIPRNKFDKNGKIEKDQYGSWAQEVAKQTGAYFIDLNKMVIEKYQEMGSEKVNAFFPKDHTHTNEAGAILNAELVTEGIKNLKSCELKKYIK; encoded by the coding sequence ATGAAAAGTAAAGTCATTTTTCCGCTTGTTGTATTGATTGTGTTTTTAGGAGTTTCATTTCAAAAACTTCAAAATAATAAACCGATTCTTTACATTATTGGAGATTCTACCGTACAAAATGGTTCTGGAAAGGGCTCTGATTCACTTTGGGGCTGGGGAAGTTTTATGAATTTATATTTAAATACAGATAAAATAGAAATCCAAAATCATGCAAAAGGTGGCAGAAGCAGTCGAACATTTATAACGGAAGGCCGCTGGGATTCGATTATGAAAACGATTAAAAAAGGAGACTATGTTTTAATGCAGTTTGGTCACAATGATGGCGGTGAACTGGCAGATACATTGCGAGCAAGAGGTACAATGAAAGGTATCGGAGAAGAGACAAAAGATATCTATAACCCAATTCGTAAAGTAAATGAAACGGTTTATACTTATGGTCACTACATGAGAAAATACGCTCAGGAAGCAAAAGCAAAAGGGGCGATTCCTATTATTGTTTCTCCAATTCCAAGAAATAAATTTGATAAAAATGGGAAAATAGAAAAAGATCAATACGGAAGTTGGGCGCAGGAAGTAGCAAAACAAACTGGAGCTTATTTTATTGATTTAAATAAAATGGTTATCGAAAAATATCAAGAAATGGGATCTGAAAAAGTAAACGCTTTCTTCCCGAAGGACCATACTCATACCAACGAAGCAGGAGCTATCTTAAATGCGGAACTCGTGACTGAAGGAATTAAGAATTTAAAAAGTTGTGAACTGAAAAAATATATAAAATAA